In a single window of the Populus alba chromosome 16, ASM523922v2, whole genome shotgun sequence genome:
- the LOC118062882 gene encoding uncharacterized protein: MTATGKDGKGWSIRESKKMEGEYSLRTLECLRGRLLAERQASKIAKEEAELMGSKLIELEDKLREEIKLRKKAEKKHKFLMKKLESLKIWPASEGTEKSSSSEISGFSSASSTSTTGHKDPEESESKPHVIIAADSHNMKDYGSETTTSNQNTSTVSDSIGETQDSNADNSLDKSRHETVACSQDSKIDDRSSASIKASVVGMEKNAGNESDNEDYVNNSLALVPLSLPASTKKSELKVVNRSVLEVLDALRHAREQIQSSMERRHMIKAGPP, from the exons ATGACAGCTACTGGGAAGGATGGCAAAGGATGGAG TATCCGTGAAAGCAAGAAAATGGAAGGAGAGTATAGTTTGAGGACTCTAGAATGTCTGAGAGGAAGGTTGCTTGCAGAGAGACAAGCTTCAAAGATTGCTAAAGAGGAGGCAGAGCTCATGGGCAGTAAG TTAATAGAGCTAGAGGACAAACTCAGAGAAGAGATCAAATTGAGGAAAAAAGCTGAAAAGAAGCATAAATTCTTGATGAAGAAGCTTGAGTCTTTGAAGATTTGGCCCGCATCAGAGGGAACAGAGAAGTCAAGTTCATCTGAGATTAGTGGATTTTCTAGCGCATCATCCACAAGCACTACGGGCCATAAAGACCCCGAAGAATCTGAATCCAAGCCCCATGTCATAATCGCAGCAGACTCACATAATATGAAAGACTATGGCTCTGAAACAACTACATCCAATCAAAATACTTCTACTGTTTCCGATTCCATCGGAGAGACTCAAGATTCAAATGCTGACAATTCTTTAGATAAATCAAGGCATGAAACCGTTGCATGTTCACAAGATTCAAAGATTGATGATCGAAG TTCTGCGAGCATTAAAGCATCAGTGGTGGGGATGGAGAAAAATGCAGGAAATGAGAGTGATAATGAGGATTATGTGAATAATTCGTTGGCACTAGTCCCATTGAGCTTGCCAGCTTCTACCAAGAAAAGTGAGTTGAAGGTAGTCAATAGAAGTGTTCTTGAAGTTCTTGACGCTTTAAGGCATGCCAGGGAGCAGATACAAAGCTCAATGGAGAGAAGACACATGATTAAAGCTGGCCCACCTTGA